A stretch of DNA from Candidatus Binataceae bacterium:
AGCCATTCAGGCCGATCGTGCCAGTATCGGCGGGCGATTGCCTGCCGGCAGATCCTGCGAGCCGCGCTTACAACCATGATCCATCTGGTGGTGGCTGGCCTCCTGGGCCCGCACAGTGCAAGAGAGCGTAGCCGAGCGGCGGGGTCGGCGCTACGGGGCCAGCAGGAGGGCACAAATCTCGAATGCTCGGCAAGCTCGCGAGTAACTTCAACCGCGTCTTCTCTTCTCAGCATGCGGCCTCAGGCGTAACCTCGCCGAAACTTTGTCGAAATTTGGTTTTGAAGGGAGTGTGAGGCGATGGCCACGATAGCCGAACAAACGCGGCGTGACTGCGAGGGACGAATACGCACATTGATCGTGGGGGCTGGCGTGGCCGGATTGACCTTGGCCGCACTCTTGCGCCAGCGCGGCGAGCGTCCGGTGCTGGTGGAGCGCGCGCGCGATCTGAGCGAGGGTGGCTACAACATAGCGCTTTATCCGCTCGGCAGTAGAGTTCTTCATGGGTTGGGCCTGTACGATCGCCTACTCGCCACCAGTCAGCCCTTTCACGACTACCAACTGGGCAACGGGCGGGGCGAGACCATTCACCGCTTCGACCTCCGCAGTCTGGTCGATCGCTATGGCCCCATTCTGGGATTGCGCCGGCACGAGTTGCTGGAGGTGCTGCGCGCGGGCGCCCCCGAGGCCACCATCGTGTTCGATGCGACGGTAGCCTCGATGCGAGAGCAGGGGGGCAGCGTGGAGGTCAGCTTCAGCGACGGCTCCGCGGCAGGGTTCGATCTGGTCGTGGGCGCCGATGGAATTAATTCTGCGCTACGCCAGCAGCTTTTGGCGCCCAGCGAATACGCCTACTGGGACAGCGAATGGGGCTGTTGGCTGGCATGGGCCCCGCCCGGGCTGATGGCGCCCACGGCCAGTGCGGAGTATTGGGGAGCCAGCCGTTTTTTGGGGATCTATCCAGTGCGTGATGGTTTCGGAATCTTTTTTGGCGCCCCCAGGACGATCGTAAAAGCCAGCAACCATCGCACTTTGGCTCGCGAGCTGCGCACCAAGATGAGCGCCGGCCTGGCGCAGGAAGCGCTGGCCGCGATCGAGGCTAGCCAAAACCCCTTCATCTGGGATCTGCATGATTGCCGCAGCGCCCATTGGTGTCGCGGTCGCGTCAGCCTTCTGGGCGACAGCGCGGCAGCCTTCCTACCCACTGCCGGGGTCGGGGCTTCGATGGCGATGCTGTCGGCGGCGGCGCTGGCCGATGAGTTGACCCGGGTGGACGCCGCCCACGTCGACTACGCCCTGCGCCTGTTCGAGCGGCGCGATCGCAAGCGGGTCGAGGCCGCGCAAAACAATTCGCGCCGCTTGGCGCGCCTTATCATGGTGGACTCGGTGCCAATGGCCTGGGGTCGCGACCAGTTGATGAAATTTTACTCGCTGGATCGCGCGCTCAAGGAAGTGGTGGAATTGATGGAAGGCTCAATTTGAGCCCGCGGCTTAGTGGGCGGTGGGGTTCTCTCATCTTGTGATGTAAGCCAAAATGATAGTCAGAGTCTCACAGCATTAGCTGAGGTATTTGGAAATCGGGCTTGCCCGCGCTATGCTGCGCGCGATCCGTAAGCCCCGCAGCGAGGTAGCTATGGCGCAAACAGTGGAAGCGGTAGTGCGCACCCATTCCGGAATGACCGCACGACGCGATATGTGGTGGGTGCAACCGCTGGTGGTGTTCGTGCTGCTGGGCGCGTTCGTAGTGTACGCCACCTGGGCGGCGCTACAGGGGAACCATTATCGTTTCGGGCCGTATCTCTCGCCCTTCTACTCGCCTGAACTGTTCGGCAACCCCCATTACGCCTGGTTTGGTGGCAAACCCGCCTGGTGGCCAGGCTGGCTGCCTTTTTCGGCTGCGATTTTGATCTTGTGGGCGCCGGCCGGCTTCCGCGTTACCTGCTACTACTACCGGGGGGCGTACTACAAGGCGTTTTGGGCCGACCCACCCTCGTGTACCGTGCGCGAGCCGCGTGTCCATTACCACGGCGAATCCTCATTTCCCCTCATCCTGCAAAACGTGCATCGCTACTTCATGTATCTGGCCCTGATTTTCCTTGTAATCCTCGGCCACGATGCTTGGAATGGACTGTGGTTCACCGATCCGGCCACCGGTCGCCAAGTCTTTGGAGTGGGGGTGGGCTCCATCATTTTGATCGTCAATGTGGTGCTGCTGGCGGGTTACACCTTCGGCTGCCACTCCCTGCGCCATCTACTGGGCGGGCGGCTGGACCGCATGTCGGAGCATCCACTGCGGCTTAAATGCTGGAGCTGCGCCAATTTCTTTAATAGCCGGCACATGGGATGGGCTTGGCCCAGCCTGTGCTTTGTCGCGTTCACCGACCTGTACATCCGCTTGTGTTCGATGGGGATCTGGGTCGATTGGAGGATATTCTGATGGCCCAGTACGAGAGCCTCGATTACGACGTGCTGGTGATCGGCGCCGGCGGCGCCGGCCTGCGCGCCGCGATCGCCGCCTCGGCCGCCGGGGCCAAGGTCGGCCTGGTGTGCAAATCGCTCTTGGGCAAGGCCCACACCGTGATGGCCGAAGGCGGAGTGGCGGCGGCCTTGGCCAATGTCGATGACCGCGATAATTGGAAGGTGCACTTCGCCGATACGATGCGCGGTGGCGGCTACGTCAACAACTGGCGGATGGCTGAACTGCACGCCAAGGAAGCGCCCGATCGGGTCCGCGAGCTGGAAGCCTGGGGCGCGGTCTTCGATCGCACGCGCGACGGTCGCATCTTGCAGCGTAACTTCGGCGGCCATCGCTACCCACGCTTGGCCCACGTGGGTGATCGCACCGGGCTTGAAATGATTCGCACGCTGCAAGACTACGGCATTCATCGCGGCATCCAGGTTCACATGGAATTCACCGTGGTGGGCTTGCTCACCGATAGCGGGCGAGTAGCGGGCGCCTACGCCTACGATCGTGAACGCGGCTACTTCCACCTCTTTCGCGCCAAAGCTGTGGTACTGGCAACCGGTGGAGTGGGCCGCGCCTATCAGATTACCAGCAATAGCTGGGAATACACCGGCGATGGGCAAGCCATGGCCTATGCCGCCGGGGCCGAGCTGATGGACATGGAATTCGTGCAGTTCCATCCCACTGGAATGATCTGGCCGCCCAGCGTGGCCGGCATCCTGGTGACCGAGGGGGTGCGCGGCGACGGCGGGGTGCTACGTAACAAAGACGGCAAACGCTTCATGTTCGGCGATATTCCCGAGGCCTACCGCCATCAGACCGCCGATAACGAGGAAGAGGGCTGGCGCTATACGCAGGGCGATCGTAACGCGCGCCGACCGCCCGAGCTTTTGACCCGTGATCACGTCGCCCGCTGTATCGTGCGCGAGATTCGCGAGGGGCGTGGCTCGCCTCACGGCGGGGTCTTCCTGGACGTCTCCTGGCTCAAGGAGAAGCTGCCCAACCACGAAGAGTACATCAAGCGCAAACTGCCCAGCATGTACCATCAGTTCCTCAAGCTGGCCGATATCGACATCACCAAAGTACCGATGGAAGTGGGGCCTACCACCCATTACATCATGGGTGGAATTCGCGTGGACGGCGACTCTCAGATGTCCACCCTGCCCGGCTTGTTCGCCGCCGGCGAAGCGGCGGCGGGCCTGCACGGTGCCAATCGGCTAGGTGGTAATTCGCTTTCCGACCTGCTGGTTTTCGGCAAGCGGGCGGGCGACTTTGCCGCGCGCTTCGCCGCCGAGAACGGCCCGGTCAAGACCGACGAAGCCCAGATCGACGCGCTGACGGCGCGGGCGCTGCGTCCCTTCGAGCCGGTCGCGGGCAAGGCCGAATCGCCCTATGCCTTACAGGGCGAGCTCAAACAGACGATGCAGAATCTGGTGGGAATTGTCCGGCGTGAAGCCGAGATCCAGCAGGCGTTGGAGATCATCGCCAAATTGCGCGAGCGCGCCCAACACGTCCAGGTCGAGGGTAACCGGCAATACAATGCCGGCTGGCACACCGCTCTGGACCTGCACAACCTGCTAACCGTGTCGGAGGCTATCTGCCACGCCGCGCTGGCGCGCAAGGAAAGCCGCGGCGGCCATTTCCGCGAAGACTATCAGCAGCGAGACCCCGAGTTGGAAAAAGTCAACTCCGTTATCCGCAAGGATGGCGACAAAATGGCGCTGACGCTGGTCCAGCGGGCAGCCTTGCCGAGCGAACTACAGCAAATCATCGAGGATCAACAAAAGTGAGCGACAGCGCGACGTTTCGAATCTGGCGCGGCAACGCCCAGGGCGGTCAGTTCCGCGATTACTCGGCGCGGCTTTCCGAAGGAATGGTGGTGCTCGACGCGATCCATCAGATCCAGGCCGAACAGGCCCCGGATATGGCGGTCCGCTGGAACTGCAAGGCAGGCAAATGCGGCTCCTGCTCGGCGGAAATCAACGGTCAGCCCCGTCTGATGTGCATGACGCGACTTAATACCCTGCCGCTGGAGCAGCCGGTGACGGTGGAGCCGCTCCAGACCTTTCCCTTGATCAAGGATTTGGTCACCGACGTTTCCTGGAATATGCGAGCCAAGCTGACTATCAAGCCGCTCAAGATGCGCCCGCCTGACAACCCCGACGGCACTTGGCTGATGGCTCAGGACGACGTCGAGCGGGTCCAGGAATTTCGCAAGTGCATCGAATGCTTCCTGTGCCAGGACGTCTGCCATGTCCTGCGCGAGCATCATCTGCACGATGAATTCGTGGGTCCTCGCTTGCTGACCTTCACCGCCGCCCTGGAGATGCATCCGGCCGACGTCGCGGACCGGCTGCCGGACCTGCGCCAGAGCGAAGGGCTGGCCTACTGCAATATCACGAAGTGTTGCACCAAGGTGTGTCCCGAGGAGATCCACATCACCGACAACGCGATCATCCCGCTCAAGGAGCGAGTCGTGGATCGCTACTTCGATCCGCTCACCCGTCTGCTGCGCGCGGTGGGAGTGGGCAAGCACGACTGAGGTTTGGCTCCCGAGCCCTCAACGGCGCGGGTGTAGCGTCATCAGCACGCCATAGCGCGGGCGCAGAGTCACCAGGGGCTGCGGCTCGATTGGATGGTTGGGGACGAGTCGCAGCCGGTAATGCTGAGCCACTGTGGCCAGGACCATCTGCGCTTCTACCAGCGCGAACTGGTTGCCGATACACAGGCGCGGCCCGCCGCCGAAGGGGAAATAGGCGTAGCGTGGGCGCCGCTCGATTTGCGCACTCTCGAAGCGGCGGGGCTCAAAGCGCTCGGGTTCGGGCCAATACTCGGGATGGCGATGGGTGATATAGGTGCACAGAAAAACATTGGTTCCCCTGCGCAGATAAAAGCCTCCCACTTCGTCGTCCCCGACCGCATGGCGGGAGACGCCCCAGGCTGGAGGATACAGCCGCATCGATTCTTCGATCACCATCCTGGTATACGGCAGGCGCGGTAAATCGGCCGTCGTCGGTAGCGCCCCACCCAGCACCCCATCCAGTTCGTCGTGCAGGTTGGCTTCAACTTCGGGATTGCGCGCGAGTAGAAACCAGGTCCACGCCAACGCGTTGGCGGTGGTTTCGTGGCCAGCCAGCAGCAGAGTCAGCAATTCGTCGCGCAGTTGCCGTTCGCTCATCGCGGGACGTCCACTTTCGTCGCGTGCCGCTAGCATCACCGCCAGCAGATCGTCCTGCGCGCCACCGTCGGCTCTGCGTGCGCGGATAAGCTCGCGCGCGATCCGGTCCAGTTTTCGCACCGCAGCTTGGAAGCGCAGGTTTTCGGGAGTCGGAAAAAATGGCAGCAGCACGGTAATCAGGCTAAGCCGGCCAAAATGGCGGTTGGCGATTGCCAGGTTGTTCGTAACGCTGTCAGCGTGGCGCTCGATATCGAAGCTGAAGAGGGCGCGGGCGACGATTTTCAAAGTCAAGCGCCCCATTTCGGCCGCAACGTCCAATGGCTGCCCGCTTTGCGCCCGCTGGCGCCAATCCGCGAGCATGGCCAGGGTGCTCTCGCTCATCAGGTTGCCCCAACCCATAACCCGCTCGCGATGAAACATCGGCTGAATAAGCCGGCGCTGGCGTAACCAGAAGTCACCCTCGCTGGTCAACAGCCCCGCGCCCAGGAGCTGCCTGAGAACGCGATAATCGAGATTGTTCTTGTCGTAGTTGCGATTGTTATCCTGTAAAACGTGCTTGATGGCCTCGGGATGGGCCACCAGGTAAAAGCGCTGACGCAACAGCCGATAGCCGACCACGTCGCCGTATTCGCGCCAGGTCGCCATCATGTAGCTCAGCGGATCGTGAAACAACGCCCGTCCGCTGCGCATCAGACCGCCCGGGCTTGGTGGCAACGCACCCTGCCCTGCCATTAGACCGGCTCGTCCCTGGGTAAATTCCCCGTCTTGGCTGCCGCTTCATCGGCCAAGTCGTCGGCGGCAATATCATCATCAGGGGGCAATTCTCCGTCGCTTTGCATCGTCTCGCCGGCTTTTCCCGCCAACTCGTCGACTTCCTGGGGGACGATAGCCTCGGCCTGCTCCTCCCGATCCAGGATGGCGCTCATCGCCTGCAAATGGCGTTGCACGGCCTGCGCCAGCTCGCGGTTGATTTCACGCACCTCGGCCAGTTGTTCGACCGACGCTTGGCGAATGCGTTTGAGACTGCCGAAATGGCGCAGCAAGGCGCGCGCGCGCACCGGTCCGATTCCCTCTACATCGGCAAGAATCGTGCGCAGCCGGGCGCGCAAGCGCAGCTCGCGGTTGTAGGTAATCGCGAAACGGTGCGCCTCGTCGCGCAGCCGTACCAGCAGGAACAGTGCGTTGGAGTTGGGCTTGAGCACAACCGGATCCTTGCGATTGGGTAAAAACACCCGCTCCTCGGATTTGACCACCTTGGGTGCGCGCGGATCGTTGAGCACGTGCTGCTTGGCCAGACCGATGACGTCGATCTGGGTCGCCAGCTCGAATTCGCGCAGCACTTCCAGGGCGACGTTAAGTTGTCCCTTGCCACCGTCGATTACCATCAGGTCGGGATACTCCTGTTCCTCCCGCGCCCGCCGCAGCCGGCGGCTGAGGACTTCGTACATGCTGGCGAAATCGTCCTGCCCCTCCACCGTGCGCATCCGATAGCGCCGATAAAGTGCCTTGCAGGGTAGGCCTTCGTCGAACACTACCTGCGATGCCACCACCATCGCCCCTTGCAGATTGGAAATGTCATAGCACTCGATTCGCTTGGGGCTGTTGCGCAGATGGAGCTTGGTGCGCAGTTCCTCCAACATCCGCTCACGCGTCTGGTCGCTGTCGCGGCGCGCGGCGAAGCTCTGGCGGGCGTTTTCGTTAGCCATCTCCAGCAGCCGCTGCTTGGGGCCGCGCCGTGGCACGCCGAGCGTTACCTTGCGCCCGCGCCGCTCGGAAAGTAGTTCGGCACGCGCCGGAGCGTCTTCCAAAGCGACCGGGAGCAGAATTTCATCGGGCAGATAGCGCCCACCGCTGTAGAACTGGGTCAGCAGATCGGCCAACACGTCTTCATCGGCGAATTCCAGATCCTCGAAGCTCCAGCTTTGCGAGCTGGTCAGCTTGCCCCGGCGCACCATCAGGACCAGCGCCTCGATAAAGCCACCCTCCCGATAGAGGCCGAAGACGTCCTGGTCGCCGCCCCAGTGATGGAGCACGGTCTGGCGCTCGACCGTCTTCTCGATCGCCCGCACCTGGTCGCGCAGGCGGGCGGCGTGTTCGAACTCAAGCCGCTCGGCGTGGGCCCGCATCTGCTCGCGTAAAGCTTTGAGCAAGTCACGGTCGCGCCCTTCCAGCAGCATTACGGCGGCATCCAAATGGCGCTGATATTCGGCGCGATCCACCGCCAGGCAGCACGGCCCCAGGCATCGCTTGATCTGATATTCCAGGCACGGACGGGAGCGATTGCGAAAGACGGTGTCGGAGCAAGTGCGCAGCGGAAAAACTTTGCGAATTACGTCGATTGTCTCGCGCAGGCCGTCGGCGGAGCCGAAGGGACCGAAGTAAAGCCCGCCGTCCTTCACGATCTGACGCGTTACCGTGATTCTGGGCCAGGCATGTTTGGTGACTTTGGCGCTGAGATAGGACTTGTCGTCCTTGAGCCTGATGTTGTAGCGCGGCCGGTACTGTTTGATCAGGTTGTTCTCGAGAATCAGCGCTTCTTTTTCGCTGGCAGTGACCAAAGTGTCGAAGTCGTGCACGCGCGCCATCAGGAAGCGGACTTGAAAGCGGGTGTCGCCGCCCTCGCGGAAATAGGCGCGCACCCGCGAGCGCAGCGATTTGGCCTTGCCCACGTACAGCACCTTGCCCGCCCGATCGCGCAACAGATACACCCCGGGGTCGGACGGCACCTGTTCCAGCTTGCGCGCCAGCCCATCGCTCGGCGGCTCACCTTGGGGGCTAGGATCCGCTTGGGTCTGGCCATAATCGATCAGGGATTGATAGGAGCGCCCGACCTCGCGCGGCAGGGCCGTTGGCGGCGCAATTTTGCGGTCATCAGCGGAGTCCAGCCATTTAGGTGCCTGGTCTGCTCGACGCTCGTCCATCGACAGGATTATATATCATCGCCACTATCCTCCGAGAGCGGGGCGGGGCGGCGTAAGGGCAAGCCCAGCTATAGTTCTTACGAGGCGAAGGGTGAGCGCAGGCGGATGCGGCACAGCCCGCTTAGCGCCACAATCGCGAGCAGAACGGGCAGATGCTGGATCAAGGCGCCCAGGCTGGTTTCCAAGGCCAGCTCCACCGCCCACAGAAATTGCACCAGCAGCGCGCTCTGCAGTGCGAAAGCCGCATCCGAATAGGGAGCATCGACGAACATCTCTTCCAGCACTCGGCACAGCATGCCGACCATGAACATGCCAATCACCACGCCGGCGATGCCGAAGTTGGCATAAAATTCGACCAGCATCGGAAAATTGATCGCGGTGTGGTCGTCGTAGCGAGCGACGATGCCGTAGCGTTGGCCAAAGTCCGCGAACAGCAGGGGTTTACCGGGCATCAGAAAGCGCGGCACCAAGCTCCACGCGAGCAACCAGTAACTCTGGCCCTTCCAGTAGGGCACCTCGCGTGGAGTCTGCTCGATTACCACGGCGAAAATATTAATATCGCTCATGCGCGACATCAGCGCGCGCCATTGGTCGTACAACGCTGGATCATCCCAGGTGCTCCGCGCGGCAAGCGCATAAGCTTCCAGCTTCGCCGCGGTGGAGGCCCGCTCCCAACCCGGTAAGGCCTGCCGAAATACTCCTTTGATTCCGGTAAGCAGCACCAGTAACGGCACCAGGGCTAGCAGGGTAGCCCAGGGGATGCGCCGGCGCACATGCAGATAAGCAATCAGGATAACAATCACGTAGGTGGCGGGAGTGGCCAGATAGCCTTGGACCATTTCCAAACCCACTAGCAAGGCGGTGGCCAGCCACAGCCCCGGACGTGGCCAGCCGCGGGCCAACTCGCCGCGAAACTCCAAGAGCCACAGCGCCGACAGGGCAAAAAAACTCAAAATTACCCCGACCATCAGCAGGCCAGCCAATGTGCGAGGCACACCCACGGTTTGCAAGGTGGCGGCCGTCAGCCCAATCGCCAAAAAAATGAAAAGCGTGCCCCGCGGATCGCGCCGCCAGCTAATGGACAAGCCTGGCAACCATGGCATGGTCAATTGAAGCAGCGGCAGTTCATAGGCCAGGACCATCGCGCTCAAGCCCGCCAGGACCAGCCAGGAGGCGTAATCCAGAGTCCGCTCTCCCATCAAGGCCATTAATTCGTCGCGGTAAAAGAAAGTAGTCAAGCCGAACAGAGCGACGTGTGCCAGCAGCAGAGCAGGAACCAAGGGAAAACTTGCCGTGCGATGGCGTATCCGCCGTTCCCAAACGACTGCAAACAACAACGCCAACTCCAGCAGGCTAGTAAACCGATCGATGGTCATCGCATTCGCCGCCCTGGACGGCAGCGCGAATTGTGTCGAGCTACCTATGGCTCTGCTGTCGAAAAAAGACGCTTCGGTGTCCGGCGCAATTTTGTCGCCTTAAGCGGCGCCAGCCTGCCCGCAGCCGTGCTTTCTGCCTTTTCTGTTGTTCACGGCCCTGTGGTATAGGACATTCAGCAAGCAGCGCGGCGGTGAATTGGCGCGCGGCGGCTCAAGTTCCACGCGAAGAGGAAGGTAGTCATGCCCAGGAGCGACGGCGGCGCGCTGGTGGCGCGCGTGATGCGCGAGAATCGGGTCAAGTATTGCTTCACCATCAACGGCGGCCATCTGTTCCCAATCCTGGCCAACCTGCGCAGCAACGAAATTAAGATGATTCACATGCGGCACGAGCAGGCCACCGCCTATGCCGCCGACGCCTACGCCCGCATCACCGGCGAACCCGGTGTATGCATGGTCACGGCCGGCTGCGGCCTGACCAATGCGGTCACCGGCTTGTGCCTGGCCGGCCTCACCGGCAGCGCCGTGGTCTGCATCTCCGGCCAGCATCCTCACACCGAGGACCATTTGGGCTCGTTTCAGGAGGCCTACGGTTCGGAAGTAGTCAGGAGCTTTTCCAAGTACACCAAGCGCGTGACCGATTGGAGTTCGATTGAGTTCGACGTTCGCACCGCTTTCCGCGAAGCGATTGCGCCACCACAAGGGCCGGCGCTGGTCGAGATTCCGCAAAACGTGCTGTATGCCCAGGGCGAGGAGGAGCGCCAGCGCAAGGGCGCCAGCCGCTTCACCGCCGACGATTTGCGCACCAGTGCCGATCCGGCCAAAATCGATCGCGCCTTGGAGATGCTGGCCGCCGCCCAACGGCCGCTGATCGCGGGCGGGGACGGGCTGTTTTGGTCGCAAGCCGGTCCCGAACTGCGGGAGTTCGTCGAGCTGACCGGAATTCCCGCCTATACCCGGCGTGCCGGCCAGGGGGCGCTCTCCGAGGAGCATCCACTGGCGATTCGGGGCGCATTCAAGAAGCCCTTCACCGGACGAGCCGACGTGGTACTGGCCATAGGCTTTCGCTTTTGGAGCGGCGAGCATTTTGGCCAACCTCCAACGTGGACCGATCAAGCGAAGTATATTCAGGTCGATTCCACGCCGACGCGGATCGGATGGCAGGTCGCGGTCGATCTGCCGGTGGTGGGAGATCCCAAACTGGTGCTACGCCAGATGATCCAGCGTATCAAGGAACTCAAGCTGGATTTCAGCCACAATCGCAACTCCTCCTGGACCAAAGAAGTCGGCCAAGCGCGCGCCAATCTCACACGCGCTCTGGTCGAGCAGGTTGACAAGGCTCGTAACCACGCGCCGCTGCACCCTGCCCGGCTGGCCAACGATTTGGTCACGGTGATGGATAAAAACGCCAGCGTTGTCATCGACAGCTTCACTTTGTCGGGCTATATGAGCTTATGGATGGCGGCGCGCTTTCCAGGTCAAATCGTCGATGCCGGGCCGTTGGCTCCAGTGGGCCACGGAGTAGGGATGGGGATCGGCGTGCAACTGGCGCGGCCGGGGGCGCAGGTAGTGGTGGTCAGCGGCGACGGCGGCATCGGCATTGGCGGCTTCGATATGGAAACTGCGGCCCGCTACAAGCTGCCGGTGGTCTGTGTTATCTGGAACAACAGCTCTTGGGGTCCAAGCTTCGAATCGATGCCGATGCTCAAGGATCGTACCGAACCCTTCAACATGCTGGCTGGCATTCGCTACGACAAGATCTTCGCCGAGATGGGATGCCATGGCGAGCACGTCGAGAGCGGTGACGAGATCGTGCCGGCACTGGAGCGCGCCTTCGCCTCGGGTAAGCCGGCGGTGATCAACGTAATCGGCGACAAGACTATCGGCCATCCCAGCTTGGGCGGCAACCTGCTAGGCTCGACCGGTTCCAACTAGTCCAGCCCGCAGAAGGAAGGCGGCCATGGCAACGATCAGACATTTGGCGTTGGCAACCAACGACCCCGCGGCAAGCGCGGCCTTTTATCGCGACGGTTTTGGTTTCGCCGAGGTCAGTCGCAGCCCCAATGCGGTGTTCCTAGCCGACGGCAACCTCAACCTGGCCTTCATCCGCTTCTCCACCGATCAGCTCGGCCGCGGGATGGACTACGTCGGCTTGCACCATTTCGGCCTGCTGGTGGACGACGTCGCGGCTTGGCGCGTGCGGCTGGCGGCACGCGGCATCCATTGCTTCATGGAGCCGCCCAAGGACGGTAGCGGCGATTTCAATTACGAATACAAGTTTCGCGGTCCCGACGGGGTCGTTTTTGACCTCACCGACCATCCCTGGAAGGGAACCACTGACTTGGACAAGCAACAGGCTAGCTCCAAAGGAGATTGCGTGATGGCGAAGATTCGACACATCGCGCTGGCCACCAACGATCCGGTCGCCACCGCCGAGTTCTACAAGCAGGCCTTCGGTTTCCAGGAAATCGAGCGGCGCGACAACCCGTTGGCAACCGGCGTCTTCCTAACCGACGGCTCGCTCAATCTAGCCCTGCTCAAGTTCAAATCGGATCAGCTGGGCAAAGGCATGGACTACGTCGGCCTGCATCATTTCGGCATCCTGGTCGAGGACGTGCGCGAGACCATGGACAAGCTGGAAGCGATGGGCACCCGCTGCTTCCTCAAACCCGAGCCCGGTGACAAATCGGGCTTCGAGTACAAATTTCACGGACCCGACGGCGTTGTCTTCGACATCTCCGAGCATCCCTGGG
This window harbors:
- a CDS encoding NAD(P)/FAD-dependent oxidoreductase — protein: MATIAEQTRRDCEGRIRTLIVGAGVAGLTLAALLRQRGERPVLVERARDLSEGGYNIALYPLGSRVLHGLGLYDRLLATSQPFHDYQLGNGRGETIHRFDLRSLVDRYGPILGLRRHELLEVLRAGAPEATIVFDATVASMREQGGSVEVSFSDGSAAGFDLVVGADGINSALRQQLLAPSEYAYWDSEWGCWLAWAPPGLMAPTASAEYWGASRFLGIYPVRDGFGIFFGAPRTIVKASNHRTLARELRTKMSAGLAQEALAAIEASQNPFIWDLHDCRSAHWCRGRVSLLGDSAAAFLPTAGVGASMAMLSAAALADELTRVDAAHVDYALRLFERRDRKRVEAAQNNSRRLARLIMVDSVPMAWGRDQLMKFYSLDRALKEVVELMEGSI
- a CDS encoding fumarate reductase/succinate dehydrogenase flavoprotein subunit, translating into MAQYESLDYDVLVIGAGGAGLRAAIAASAAGAKVGLVCKSLLGKAHTVMAEGGVAAALANVDDRDNWKVHFADTMRGGGYVNNWRMAELHAKEAPDRVRELEAWGAVFDRTRDGRILQRNFGGHRYPRLAHVGDRTGLEMIRTLQDYGIHRGIQVHMEFTVVGLLTDSGRVAGAYAYDRERGYFHLFRAKAVVLATGGVGRAYQITSNSWEYTGDGQAMAYAAGAELMDMEFVQFHPTGMIWPPSVAGILVTEGVRGDGGVLRNKDGKRFMFGDIPEAYRHQTADNEEEGWRYTQGDRNARRPPELLTRDHVARCIVREIREGRGSPHGGVFLDVSWLKEKLPNHEEYIKRKLPSMYHQFLKLADIDITKVPMEVGPTTHYIMGGIRVDGDSQMSTLPGLFAAGEAAAGLHGANRLGGNSLSDLLVFGKRAGDFAARFAAENGPVKTDEAQIDALTARALRPFEPVAGKAESPYALQGELKQTMQNLVGIVRREAEIQQALEIIAKLRERAQHVQVEGNRQYNAGWHTALDLHNLLTVSEAICHAALARKESRGGHFREDYQQRDPELEKVNSVIRKDGDKMALTLVQRAALPSELQQIIEDQQK
- a CDS encoding succinate dehydrogenase/fumarate reductase iron-sulfur subunit, yielding MSDSATFRIWRGNAQGGQFRDYSARLSEGMVVLDAIHQIQAEQAPDMAVRWNCKAGKCGSCSAEINGQPRLMCMTRLNTLPLEQPVTVEPLQTFPLIKDLVTDVSWNMRAKLTIKPLKMRPPDNPDGTWLMAQDDVERVQEFRKCIECFLCQDVCHVLREHHLHDEFVGPRLLTFTAALEMHPADVADRLPDLRQSEGLAYCNITKCCTKVCPEEIHITDNAIIPLKERVVDRYFDPLTRLLRAVGVGKHD
- a CDS encoding cytochrome P450, whose translation is MAGQGALPPSPGGLMRSGRALFHDPLSYMMATWREYGDVVGYRLLRQRFYLVAHPEAIKHVLQDNNRNYDKNNLDYRVLRQLLGAGLLTSEGDFWLRQRRLIQPMFHRERVMGWGNLMSESTLAMLADWRQRAQSGQPLDVAAEMGRLTLKIVARALFSFDIERHADSVTNNLAIANRHFGRLSLITVLLPFFPTPENLRFQAAVRKLDRIARELIRARRADGGAQDDLLAVMLAARDESGRPAMSERQLRDELLTLLLAGHETTANALAWTWFLLARNPEVEANLHDELDGVLGGALPTTADLPRLPYTRMVIEESMRLYPPAWGVSRHAVGDDEVGGFYLRRGTNVFLCTYITHRHPEYWPEPERFEPRRFESAQIERRPRYAYFPFGGGPRLCIGNQFALVEAQMVLATVAQHYRLRLVPNHPIEPQPLVTLRPRYGVLMTLHPRR
- the uvrC gene encoding excinuclease ABC subunit UvrC produces the protein MDERRADQAPKWLDSADDRKIAPPTALPREVGRSYQSLIDYGQTQADPSPQGEPPSDGLARKLEQVPSDPGVYLLRDRAGKVLYVGKAKSLRSRVRAYFREGGDTRFQVRFLMARVHDFDTLVTASEKEALILENNLIKQYRPRYNIRLKDDKSYLSAKVTKHAWPRITVTRQIVKDGGLYFGPFGSADGLRETIDVIRKVFPLRTCSDTVFRNRSRPCLEYQIKRCLGPCCLAVDRAEYQRHLDAAVMLLEGRDRDLLKALREQMRAHAERLEFEHAARLRDQVRAIEKTVERQTVLHHWGGDQDVFGLYREGGFIEALVLMVRRGKLTSSQSWSFEDLEFADEDVLADLLTQFYSGGRYLPDEILLPVALEDAPARAELLSERRGRKVTLGVPRRGPKQRLLEMANENARQSFAARRDSDQTRERMLEELRTKLHLRNSPKRIECYDISNLQGAMVVASQVVFDEGLPCKALYRRYRMRTVEGQDDFASMYEVLSRRLRRAREEQEYPDLMVIDGGKGQLNVALEVLREFELATQIDVIGLAKQHVLNDPRAPKVVKSEERVFLPNRKDPVVLKPNSNALFLLVRLRDEAHRFAITYNRELRLRARLRTILADVEGIGPVRARALLRHFGSLKRIRQASVEQLAEVREINRELAQAVQRHLQAMSAILDREEQAEAIVPQEVDELAGKAGETMQSDGELPPDDDIAADDLADEAAAKTGNLPRDEPV
- a CDS encoding thiamine pyrophosphate-binding protein, with product MPRSDGGALVARVMRENRVKYCFTINGGHLFPILANLRSNEIKMIHMRHEQATAYAADAYARITGEPGVCMVTAGCGLTNAVTGLCLAGLTGSAVVCISGQHPHTEDHLGSFQEAYGSEVVRSFSKYTKRVTDWSSIEFDVRTAFREAIAPPQGPALVEIPQNVLYAQGEEERQRKGASRFTADDLRTSADPAKIDRALEMLAAAQRPLIAGGDGLFWSQAGPELREFVELTGIPAYTRRAGQGALSEEHPLAIRGAFKKPFTGRADVVLAIGFRFWSGEHFGQPPTWTDQAKYIQVDSTPTRIGWQVAVDLPVVGDPKLVLRQMIQRIKELKLDFSHNRNSSWTKEVGQARANLTRALVEQVDKARNHAPLHPARLANDLVTVMDKNASVVIDSFTLSGYMSLWMAARFPGQIVDAGPLAPVGHGVGMGIGVQLARPGAQVVVVSGDGGIGIGGFDMETAARYKLPVVCVIWNNSSWGPSFESMPMLKDRTEPFNMLAGIRYDKIFAEMGCHGEHVESGDEIVPALERAFASGKPAVINVIGDKTIGHPSLGGNLLGSTGSN